The following are encoded together in the Lathyrus oleraceus cultivar Zhongwan6 chromosome 3, CAAS_Psat_ZW6_1.0, whole genome shotgun sequence genome:
- the LOC127128138 gene encoding protein LYK2, giving the protein MDRVEMMITFHMRVLFFFLWMFLSSFGKSLLTCETTSPHDSSYHCNENELQNNHCETFALFFTNPHFSSLSNLTLYLGLNRFSIAETNGFSAETEYLPQNHPLLIPIKCKCKKGGYFQAELTKTTIKGESFYDISQSLEGLSTCKAIKDNNLGVSPWNLDAKHKLIIPLKCACPFSSFVIPKPKLLLSYPISENDTISNLALKFHISKEAIVIANNFSSSSSVPKTRSLEPFTSILIPLNGNPFLDPLTKPKQPNSDFPRTNNIPGIRPHKKSKMKKSELFIGLIGVAIGVFFALVVTFFFIWFKKKKVEEKSCKERDMELQHLNQSVRTTSDKKVSFEGSQDTLDSKIIDATPRKMLLETYTIEDLRKVTEDFSSNFHIEGSVFHGCLNGKNMAIKRVKTEMLSKLEHGLFHDSLHHHPNILNLLGISISEDSSESESFLVFEYAKNGSLKDWLHGGLAIKNQFIASCYCFLNWKQRLRICLDVANALDYMHNVMNPSYVHRNVKSRNIFLDEEFGAKLGNFGMASFVVNETEEPQFYSSNYASWSIGYLAPEYVHQGVVSTSIDIFAFGVVLLEVLSGQTPINGSSDRGEGSVWLSDKIKSILKSENNDVNELLREWIDNALGENYSFDAALKVANIAKACVEEDACLRPNAREIVEKLSTLLEELPNEENQILMSENSCKPLVDALGSNM; this is encoded by the coding sequence ATGGACAGGGTAGAAATGATGATTACATTCCACATGAGAGTTTTGTTCTTTTTCCTTTGGATGTTTCTCTCTTCATTTGGCAAAAGCCTGTTAACCTGTGAAACAACATCACCACATGATTCTAGCTACCATTGTAATGAAAATGAGTTACAAAATAATCATTGTGAAACATTTGCACTCTTTTTCACAAACCCTCACTTTTCCTCCCTCTCCAACCTCACCCTATACTTAGGACTCAACAGGTTTTCCATAGCAGAAACCAATGGTTTCTCTGCAGAAACTGAGTACCTTCCTCAAAATCATCCTCTTCTTATACCAATTAAGTGCAAATGCAAAAAAGGTGGTTATTTTCAAGCTGAATTAACAAAAACTACCATCAAAGGTGAGAGTTTTTATGACATTTCTCAATCACTTGAAGGCTTAAGTACTTGCAAGGCTATTAAAGACAACAACCTTGGTGTCTCTCCTTGGAACCTTGATGCTAAACACAAATTGATCATCCCTTTGAAATGTGCTTGCCCTTTTTCTTCTTTTGTCATACCAAAACCAAAACTTCTTCTTTCTTATCCTATAAGTGAGAATGATACTATTTCAAATTTGGCCTTAAAGTTCCATATTTCAAAAGAAGCTATTGTCATTGCCAATAActtttcatcatcatcatcagttCCTAAAACTAGAAGCTTAGAGCCTTTTACCTCTATTCTAATTCCATTGAATGGTAACCCTTTCCTTGATCCTTTAACTAAACCAAAACAACCCAATTCAGATTTTCCAAGAACCAACAATATTCCAGGAATTAGGCCTCACAAGAAGTCAAAAATGAAAAAGAGTGAACTATTTATTGGCCTAATTGGGGTTGCAATCGGAGTTTTCTTTGCTTTAGTAGTAACTTTTTTCTTCATTTGGTTCAAGAAGAAAAAGGTGGAAGAAAAGTCATGCAAAGAAAGAGATATGGAGCTACAACATCTGAATCAAAGTGTGAGAACCACAAGTGATAAGAAAGTTTCATTTGAGGGGTCACAGGACACTCTTGATAGTAAAATCATTGATGCAACGCCGCGTAAGATGTTGTTGGAGACATACACAATTGAAGATTTGAGAAAAGTAACAGAAGATTTCAGTTCAAATTTTCATATTGAAGGGTCAGTTTTTCATGGTTGTTTAAATGGTAAGAACATGGCAATCAAAAGAGTAAAAACCGAAATGCTGTCAAAATTAGAACATGGCCTTTTCCATGATTcacttcatcatcatccaaaCATATTGAACCTTCTTGGCATAAGTATCTCAGAAGattcatcagagtcagaatcatTTTTGGTTTTTGAGTATGCTAAAAATGGTTCATTGAAAGATTGGCTTCATGGTGGCTTGGCCATCAAGAATCAGTTCATTGCTTCTTGCTATTGTTTCTTAAATTGGAAGCAAAGGCTTAGAATTTGTCTTGATGTGGCCAATGCTTTGGATTACATGCATAATGTTATGAATCCAAGTTATGTGCATAGAAATGTGAAGAGTAGGAACATCTTTTTAGATGAAGAGTTTGGTGCTAAGTTAGGAAATTTTGGGATGGCAAGTTTTGTAGTGAATGAAACTGAGGAGCCTCAATTTTATTCAAGTAATTATGCTTCTTGGAGTATTGGTTATTTAGCACCTGAATATGTTCATCAAGGCGTAGTTTCAACAAGCATTGATATCTTTGCATTTGGTGTGGTTTTGTTAGAAGTTTTATCTGGTCAAACACCTATAAATGGATCAAGTGATAGAGGTGAAGGAAGTGTTTGGCTTAGTGACAAAATAAAGAGTATTTTGAAGTCAGAGAATAATGATGTGAATGAATTACTAAGAGAGTGGATAGATAATGCATTAGGTGAGAATTACTCATTTGATGCAGCTTTGAAAGTTGCTAATATTGCAAAAGCTTGTGTGGAGGAAGATGCATGTTTGAGGCCTAATGCAAGAGAAATTGTTGAGAAGCTATCAACATTGTTGGAGGAATTACCAAATGAGgaaaatcaaattttgatgagTGAAAATTCTTGCAAACCTCTTGTGGATGCTCTAGGAAGCAATATGTGA